The region AATTAATATTACTTTTTGGTGTTACCATATAGTAATAATCAATTTTAGCATCGGTTTTATTTGTTTTAACCAAACGATCTTGATTCACATCATTTCTAGTTTGCGAATTATCATAACCTGACAAGTTAAAAGGTTGTATGGTTAAATTGGCATTGTAAAACGGATCTTCTTCTTGGAATAAGTTTTGCAATTCAAAAGCAAAAACGTGTTTTTCATTTAACGTATAATAATAATTTAAATTTTGATTTACAGATAATGGTTTTTGCTTTTTAACGGTATAAATATCGCCTTGTAAACTAGAAATTGTACTTTGATTTTCTAACTGGTTCGAAACTTTCAATAAAGCATCATAATCAAAGTGTACTTTCGTGTTCGGAACATAACTCGAACTTAATTTAAATAAACCTAAATCGGTACGTTGTCTAGCTTGATCGGTTTTGTTTTCAGTTACATTTACAGTTGTGTTGCCGACACGGTCTGTACGATTATAAATGTTTTGTGTTAATAAATCCGTCTTGTTATAAGAATAAATACCAAAACCACTAATGGTCCATGCTTTTGACGGATTATAACTAAAGTTAGCTGCTCCAAATTTGGCATCGATATTTTGTGCGCGATTGTTTCTCATACCTGTAATACCAATATCGTTAGTAGTAATGTTCATAGTTGAGCCACTTTTTTTCATCATGTTTTTAAATCCACCTGTGAATTTAAAATAATCTTGCATGGTTAAGGGGAGTTCACCAATGTTATTCAGATTTCCAATGGCGTTAATACTGTATTTTGGACTGTAATAGAACAATTTCGGATTTAAAATATAACGATCTTCTGTTTCGCCAACCCCAGCGCCAGCCATCATATCTCCAAACCAAAAATTCTTTTTACCTTCTTTTAATTTGATATTTAAAGCAATGTTTTCTTCATTATTTTCTAAGCCTTTTAAATTAGATACTTCGTTGTAATTACGTAACACCTGAATTTTATCTAGTGCATCAGCAGGAATGTTTTTAGTTGCAATTTTGGTATCGCCATCAAAAAAATCTTTGCCTTCTACCATTACTTTTTGCACTTTTTTACCTTCCACTTCAATTTCACCGTCTTTGTTTACTTCAACTCCAGGTAATTTTTTAAGTACATCTTCTAATTTTTTCTCAGTACCATTAGTAAATGAATCGGAATTGTAAATAATGGTATCGCCACTAATTCTAACCGGCATTTCTTTTACGATTTCAACCGCTTCAATTTCATTGTTTTCTTGTAAAGAAATGTCAAAAGTCATGTTTTGATTGCCCGTTTTAATTGTTTTTTCAAAAGGAGCAAAACCAATATAACCGGCTTTGATAGTGTATTCTGTATTGGCTTTTAAGTTTAAAGAGAATTTTCCTTTATCACTTGTAATGTTATAGGCATCCATCGCTTTTGTCGTTTGATTAATTGCCATAACGTTTGCAGTTTCAATCGGATTGTTCTGATTGTCTTTTAAGGTTCCTTCAACTTTTACAGATTGTGCTTGAATAATTCCAGTAACCAAAAAGGCGAAAAGTAAAATTATTTTTTTCATTGTTTATAAAATAGAAGTCGCTCGGTTAAAAGCGACTTTATGTATTAAATTAAATTTATTATCTACCCATTCTAAATTGCATTCCTCTTCCACCACCTGGGCCACCACCCATTTCACTCATTTCTTTCATTTTTTTCATAATGATGTCGTCAAACTCTTTTTGAGTAACTTTATCACCACCTGTAGGAGCTTTTATTTCTGTTTTTTCTTTTATGTTCATTGCCAATTTAGAACATAAAATAATGGTTTTTCCATCATTAACTTCCATAATTAAACCAGGTAGACCCCAATATCCTTCTGGTCCTTGATTAATTGGAATTTCAGGGCAATACCAAGCAGTAACAGTTATTTCTTTTGGCAAATCTATTTCGTCAAAAAAGTTGGTCTTCTTTTCTTTTTGTTCTGAAGTTGTTTCGTCTTTTGTTTCAGTTTTTCCTTCTTCTTTTTTGGCTTCTTTTCTTCTAAAGTTTCTAAAATCAGATTTGCTTGCCGCAACAACAGCTGTAGCTTTAAAACAATTGTAATCTCCAATTTTTTTGGTTTCTTGACTCAATACCCAATTGTATTTTGGTAGGGAATCTTTAATTAAAAATTCTTTTCCAAATATTTCTTTATCAACGGTATAGGTTTTCTCTTTTACGTTTTTGTAATAGGTGCCACCACCACCCATCATAGAAGACATCATGCGCATGCCGCCATTTTGCCCTGGAGCATCTAACTTTTCTTCTTCTTTATAAATAGAGGCAGATTTATCAAAATTCAAAATAAAAGTTTTTTCAAATGCTTTTTTCATTCTTTCAGCAATTTGGGCTTTCATTTCGGGTGTAATATCTTTATTACTATCCATGTTTTTCATGAATTCGGCTGTGCTAGTTTTCGATTCATAAACTGCCATACCTTGAAAATCTTTTTGAGCAAATGTGGCTAAACTTGAAAGCCCAACCATTAGTAAAACTATTTTTTTCATTAGATTGTAATTAAGTTTTGTTTGTTAGACTACAATTTTATGAAAAGGTTACATGGTAATTTGTTATTTTTGTGTTAATTGAACTGAAATCATTTTTTAAGGTATAAAACATTTAAATCAATAAGTATATTTATAGGTTTAAAAATTTTGCTATTTAAATTTGATGTCATTTTACTTCTGTTCCATTTTTTTCCATAATAATTTTCAAAAGTTAGTTGTTGGCCTTCGCCTTTACTGAATCTTAAACCTGGGCCTGATTTATCTCCTTTTTGAAATTCTCTATTCAAATCTAATAATTCTACTGAAACAAATATTCCTTCATTTAAAAAAGGTATTTTTTTGTCCTCTACGTTTAACTCAAAAATGTAAGTTTTGTTTTTTGGATTAATAATAATATCTTCTTTAAGTAAATATTCAGAAGGAAATCGAGAAATACTGTCTATAGTGTAAAATTTAACTCTGTATTTTGATAATTTATTTGCATTAGGATTTTTTCTGAAATGAATTTTTACAGATTTTATTCTACCAACTTCTTGCCTTTTATTAAAGAAACGTAAAGCAAATTCACATCCAGGGAATGCAAAAATTCTTATATCGCCTTCAATTTTACTCTTAATTTTAAAAAGTTCTGAATATTTTTTTCTCTTTTCTGAGATAATTAACTCGTCAATTTCATTATTTGAAATTTCAAGTTTAGAATTTAATGTATATACTTTGTTTTCATTAAATTGATTAAGTGGAATAAATTTAGGTTTATAACCTAAATAGGATATTTTTAATGTATCATTAAGTTTATTTTTAATATTAATGATAAATTGTCCTTCTTCATTTGAAGTAGTTCCTCCATTACTGTTCTTAAAACTGAAATTTGTATATTTTAGAATATTTCCAGAAATACTATCAGTAATTATTCCCTTTATAGTTTGAGAGAAACCAAAATTGAAAAATACTACGAGAAAAAATAATGTGTTTTTCATTTTTTGTTTTTTTAATAATGTGTAAAAGTAAGATAATATTGCGTAATTATTTTGTCACGAATTTTAAGTGTTTTTCATAATTTTGTCTTATGATAAAATATCTTGTTTTCTTATTCCCAATTTTCTTAAAAGCACAAGAAATTAAACTTTTAAGCCAAGATGCTTTGCCTTCAAATTATGATGTGTTTTGGGGTAAAGATGTAGTAGGATGTTCTTATTTTTCTATCCAAAATGATGTGTTTAAAGTGTGTGAAAATCATAGTGCTAACTTTACATCAAATTTAGGCGGTAAGTTGACTAATGTAGATGTTTTTAATAGTTTAAATGTGTTTTTGTTCTATAAAAATACCAATGCTGTTGTGGTTTTAGATAAACAGTTTAATCAAATTAAATCGGTGTCATCAACAACTCTTTTGTTTGATTTTGTTAAACCCGCTTCTCAAAATGATTTTTGGTTTTACGATAATTTTACCCAAAAGATTGGATTGTATAATTTAAATACCGATAGTCACCGTATGATTTCCAATGTAATTCAGAATAAAATCATTTATGCGCACTCCGATTATAATTCCTTTTATTGGATTGATGATACTTTTACTTATTACAGTATTGATAAATTTGGAAAAATAAAGAATTTAGGTGTAGTTCCAGCTTTCGAACAAATAGCTTTTGATTCATCTGATAAATGGTTACTCTTAAAAGAGAATCAAATATGGTTTTATGATTACAATCAGAAGAAATTAAAGGCGTTACACATAGAGGAAAAAATCATTAAAAATTTTTGTTTTAAAGATGGAATTTTAGCTATTTTTACCGAAAATCTGATTAGTAATTATCAATTAAAATTTGAATAAATGCATATAGCTGTAGCAGGGAATATTGGTGCGGGAAAAACGACGTTAACAAAATTATTATCAAAGCATTTTAAATGGGAAGCTCATTTTGAAGATGTAGATGATAACCCTTATTTAGATGATTTTTATCATTCGATGGAGCGTTGGAGCTTCAACCTACAAATTTATTTCTTAAACAGTCGTTTCAGACAAATTTTAGATATTCGTAAAACGGGTAAAAAAACGATACAAGACCGTACCATTTATGAAGATGCATTTATTTTTGCACCCAATCTTCATGCCATGGGTTTAATGACGAATCGTGATTATACGAACTATAAATCGTTGTTTGATCTGATGGAAGATTTAGTGGGACCGCCTGATTTGTTAATTTATCTAAGAAGTTCAATTCCTAATTTGGTGAAACAAATTCACATGCGTGGGCGTGATTATGAAAACACCATTTCAATTGATTATTTAAGTCGATTGAACGAACGTTATGAGGCTTGGATTCAAACGTACGACAAAGGGAAATTGGTTATCATAGATGTAGATAATATTGATTATGTTAACAATCCTGAAGATTTAGGGAATATCATCCAAAAGATTGATGCGGAGATTAATGGATTGTTTTAAAAATAGTAAGCCTTGAGAAATCAAGGCTTTTTTTATTTAACTTGTCATCCTGAACTTGTTTCAGAATATTAAAATTTTCACTTTGAATCGGTAATAAATTCGGCTTGACAGAAAAAACGATTTTATTGTACGGTATTTAAACTATACCATTTCAAATCTTTTATTTCTTTTGATGCTTGAATAATTTTTGGCTCATTGGGTAATACATCAAAGAAATTGTCTTCAAAAAATATATCTTCGGCTTCTAGGCATAAGTTTTTAATCAAGGTAGTAGAAGTAATTTTAATTTGATGATTGGATAAGTATTCAAACCTAATATCAGGTTGGTGTAATTGTAAGTCTTTAGGCTTTACAAAATAATATATTCCTTCTTTTTTTTGTCCAGAATTATCTAAAGTAACCTTCAAAAACATATGATTGGGATTCAATTGAGGAAGTGTTGTTAAATTAATGCTGTTTAGAATGTTACTGGAATTGGGGTGTATGAATGAAGAGGTCTCGTATTGCCAATACACGCGTCCAAAAAAGTCGATTAGTTCTATTTTTAATTGACCATAAAAAGTCGATAAGTCTTCATTTATACCGAAGATGTCAACGATGTTATTTTTTTCTTCAAACGAAATTAATTGTCGTTCAAAACTACGTTTCGCTTGATAATGAAAGGCTTTCCAATTGCCATAAAAATCAATAGAACTCCATGAAGTTACCGGCCAGCAATCATTCAATTGCCAATATAAACTTCCCATACAGTAGGGCATGGCGCGGCGGTGTGCTTCAATTGCTGTTTTCATTCCCTCCGCTTGAAGCAATTGCGATACATAAACATACTCTTCAAAAGAAGAAGGTTTTTTGTAATCTCGAACTAAATATTCATCTATAGTTTCGTAACCTGTTGGGTGTTTTTGATGGACTTTTATGCTTGGGTTTTCCCAATTTAAGTTGGTGGTGAATTTTTTAAATGTAGAGAGGGGAGGCATACCTTGAAAACCATATTCACTCATGAATCGTCCCACTTTTTGGGTGTACATTTCAAAGGGTTCTTTGCCCCACCATACCCCCCAATAATGGGAATCGCCTTGAGTTAAACTTTCTTTCTTGCCCCAACCAATTGAAGGTGATGAAGGCCAATAGAAATATTGATTTTCGCCTAAAGTTTCATTTAATGTAGCTGGAATTAACTCATGAAATAATTTTTCGTAATCCTTCCATATTTGGTTTTTTTCTTCTTTACTGTAATTGAATTGTTTTTGCCAACCCCAATTGTGCCAGCCTTCATCATTTTCATTATTTCCACACCAAATAGCAATTGAAGGATGATTTTGTAATCGTATTATATTATCAGTAATTTCAGCTTTGACATTGTTTAAAAACGCTGTGTCCCCTGGATACATGGCACAAGCAAACATGAAATCTTGCCAAACTAAAATTCCGTTCGCATCACAAGCATTATAAAAGGCATCATCGGCATATACACCACCTCCCCAAACGCGAAGCATATTCATGTTGGCATTTTTGGCTTGAACGACTAAATTGGTATAATTTTCAGTTGATACTTCAGGAAGAAAACTATGTGGAGGAATGTAATTAGCACCTTTCATAAAAACAGGGATGCCATTTAATTTTAAATAAAAACTTTTTCCTGAATTATCTTTTTCTTGAACCCACTCTATATTTCGTAAACCAATAGTTTCTTTTTTTTCTGAAAGTAGTTTTTTCTTATCATAAAGTTGAATGGTAAAGTGATATAAGTGTGGTTCTCCCAAACCATTACACCACCATAATTTTGGTTCTTCAATTTCGTAAGGGAATTCAAGAGTGTTAAATCCTTTTTCTAAACGAATTTCTCTTTTGTGATTTTCAATTTGAACTATAAAATTACCTTTTTTGTTTGACCAAATTTTAGTTTTAAATAGTAAATGGGCTTGTTCTTTTGTTAGTTTCTTTTGTTGAATGTGGCAATTTTCTATATAGCCATGATTGCTAAAATGTAATTGTATTTTCTTGTAGATTCCTGCTGTTACCAATCGGGGTCCCCAATCCCATCCAAAATGATATTGTGCTTTTCTAACAAAAACACGTTCTTTTTCGGGTAATGTGTAGGGCAATTGTTGCGCTAAATCTTTTCCTTTTCTTGACGCGGAGTAAAAAATTATTTTTAAGGAATTATTTCCTTTTTTTAATTTGTTTTTTACATCGATGTTCCAAATGCGAAACATGTTATTAGCGTCTAAAAGTAATGTTTCGTTTAAATAAACTGTTGCATAAGTATCTAGTCCATTAAATTGCAATTGTATGGTTTGATGTTGCAGTTCTTTATTGGTTATATCGAAATTTGTTTCATAAACCCAATTTTCATTTTCAATCCATTGTAGTTTTACTTCATTATCTTCTAGGAAAGGATCGGGAATTAAGTTGTTTTGTAATAAATCAGTATGAACCGTTCCAGGCACGTTAGCTTTATATTTTTCTGATTTTCCTTCTTGGTGAAATTGCCAATTCTCGGTACTTAAATCACGATATGTTTCTTGCCCAAAAAGCGACAATGAACTGGAAAATAGAAGAAGGAATACAACTAGTTTACGCATGAAGTTTTTGTTTTAAATTTTGAATTTCTTCGGTATTTGCAATTTCATATCCATCTGTAATTGCTGCAGAATGATACCAATTTGAATTAACAAACGAATTTAATTCTTCAATATTAGATGATCGAACACCGCCTCCGGGCATAATGATAATTCGGTTATTTGCTTGTTGAATCAAATCTTTTATGAATTCTTTGCCTTCTAAAGCCGTTTTTTTGGTGCCTGAAGTTAAAATGTTTTCAAAACCACAAGAAATGCAATCTTCAAGTGCTTGTTGAACTTCAATCACTTGGTCAAAAGCACGGTGAAAGGTACAAGGTAGGGGATGAGCCAGTTGTATAAGTTCTTTATTTTTAGCAATATCAACTTGAAAATCTTCGGTTAAAAGTCCAAAAACAAATCCGTTAATGTTCTGATTTTT is a window of Flavobacterium indicum GPTSA100-9 = DSM 17447 DNA encoding:
- a CDS encoding copper homeostasis protein CutC; protein product: MKKLEIACFTNASIQIAFENGADRIELCDQMEVGGTTPSIEMVKFASKFNIPKYIMIRPRGGNFIYSDVEFQIMKKSILEFKNQNINGFVFGLLTEDFQVDIAKNKELIQLAHPLPCTFHRAFDQVIEVQQALEDCISCGFENILTSGTKKTALEGKEFIKDLIQQANNRIIIMPGGGVRSSNIEELNSFVNSNWYHSAAITDGYEIANTEEIQNLKQKLHA
- a CDS encoding GLPGLI family protein is translated as MKKIVLLMVGLSSLATFAQKDFQGMAVYESKTSTAEFMKNMDSNKDITPEMKAQIAERMKKAFEKTFILNFDKSASIYKEEEKLDAPGQNGGMRMMSSMMGGGGTYYKNVKEKTYTVDKEIFGKEFLIKDSLPKYNWVLSQETKKIGDYNCFKATAVVAASKSDFRNFRRKEAKKEEGKTETKDETTSEQKEKKTNFFDEIDLPKEITVTAWYCPEIPINQGPEGYWGLPGLIMEVNDGKTIILCSKLAMNIKEKTEIKAPTGGDKVTQKEFDDIIMKKMKEMSEMGGGPGGGRGMQFRMGR
- a CDS encoding TonB-dependent receptor codes for the protein MKKIILLFAFLVTGIIQAQSVKVEGTLKDNQNNPIETANVMAINQTTKAMDAYNITSDKGKFSLNLKANTEYTIKAGYIGFAPFEKTIKTGNQNMTFDISLQENNEIEAVEIVKEMPVRISGDTIIYNSDSFTNGTEKKLEDVLKKLPGVEVNKDGEIEVEGKKVQKVMVEGKDFFDGDTKIATKNIPADALDKIQVLRNYNEVSNLKGLENNEENIALNIKLKEGKKNFWFGDMMAGAGVGETEDRYILNPKLFYYSPKYSINAIGNLNNIGELPLTMQDYFKFTGGFKNMMKKSGSTMNITTNDIGITGMRNNRAQNIDAKFGAANFSYNPSKAWTISGFGIYSYNKTDLLTQNIYNRTDRVGNTTVNVTENKTDQARQRTDLGLFKLSSSYVPNTKVHFDYDALLKVSNQLENQSTISSLQGDIYTVKKQKPLSVNQNLNYYYTLNEKHVFAFELQNLFQEEDPFYNANLTIQPFNLSGYDNSQTRNDVNQDRLVKTNKTDAKIDYYYMVTPKSNINFTLGNTYSNQSFNSNIFQILDNGNTNNLTAAENNNNVKYNFNDVFLGVHYKFLLGKFTFNPGVSFHQFNTKDEQLGTSNKMSFTRVLPDFYALWQMKKSQTLTYTYSMTNSFTDINKLAQGYVFSNYNSLFSGNRFLENSLAHEHSLRFFKYTMFNFENIFANLTYTRQVDAVTNRILLTGLNQVTSSINIPSNYPKETISLLSGYGRSFLRYFKGDVNARLNWSKNNNIRVNFDNSEYIQTTESFIQTYGASFSTNLKNLPNLSLEYEYTINDFQNQTYYVDNPSVLLEYFFLDAFSFTSEYSFYHNRNKEKTINTEYDFLTASLSYQKKDSKFEYKINATNLLNTKTLNDSSFNALGGSSNFSSYYVQPRYIILSLKYNL
- a CDS encoding ferritin family protein produces the protein MIKYLVFLFPIFLKAQEIKLLSQDALPSNYDVFWGKDVVGCSYFSIQNDVFKVCENHSANFTSNLGGKLTNVDVFNSLNVFLFYKNTNAVVVLDKQFNQIKSVSSTTLLFDFVKPASQNDFWFYDNFTQKIGLYNLNTDSHRMISNVIQNKIIYAHSDYNSFYWIDDTFTYYSIDKFGKIKNLGVVPAFEQIAFDSSDKWLLLKENQIWFYDYNQKKLKALHIEEKIIKNFCFKDGILAIFTENLISNYQLKFE
- a CDS encoding deoxynucleoside kinase; translation: MHIAVAGNIGAGKTTLTKLLSKHFKWEAHFEDVDDNPYLDDFYHSMERWSFNLQIYFLNSRFRQILDIRKTGKKTIQDRTIYEDAFIFAPNLHAMGLMTNRDYTNYKSLFDLMEDLVGPPDLLIYLRSSIPNLVKQIHMRGRDYENTISIDYLSRLNERYEAWIQTYDKGKLVIIDVDNIDYVNNPEDLGNIIQKIDAEINGLF
- a CDS encoding beta-mannosidase, yielding MRKLVVFLLLFSSSLSLFGQETYRDLSTENWQFHQEGKSEKYKANVPGTVHTDLLQNNLIPDPFLEDNEVKLQWIENENWVYETNFDITNKELQHQTIQLQFNGLDTYATVYLNETLLLDANNMFRIWNIDVKNKLKKGNNSLKIIFYSASRKGKDLAQQLPYTLPEKERVFVRKAQYHFGWDWGPRLVTAGIYKKIQLHFSNHGYIENCHIQQKKLTKEQAHLLFKTKIWSNKKGNFIVQIENHKREIRLEKGFNTLEFPYEIEEPKLWWCNGLGEPHLYHFTIQLYDKKKLLSEKKETIGLRNIEWVQEKDNSGKSFYLKLNGIPVFMKGANYIPPHSFLPEVSTENYTNLVVQAKNANMNMLRVWGGGVYADDAFYNACDANGILVWQDFMFACAMYPGDTAFLNNVKAEITDNIIRLQNHPSIAIWCGNNENDEGWHNWGWQKQFNYSKEEKNQIWKDYEKLFHELIPATLNETLGENQYFYWPSSPSIGWGKKESLTQGDSHYWGVWWGKEPFEMYTQKVGRFMSEYGFQGMPPLSTFKKFTTNLNWENPSIKVHQKHPTGYETIDEYLVRDYKKPSSFEEYVYVSQLLQAEGMKTAIEAHRRAMPYCMGSLYWQLNDCWPVTSWSSIDFYGNWKAFHYQAKRSFERQLISFEEKNNIVDIFGINEDLSTFYGQLKIELIDFFGRVYWQYETSSFIHPNSSNILNSINLTTLPQLNPNHMFLKVTLDNSGQKKEGIYYFVKPKDLQLHQPDIRFEYLSNHQIKITSTTLIKNLCLEAEDIFFEDNFFDVLPNEPKIIQASKEIKDLKWYSLNTVQ
- a CDS encoding carboxypeptidase-like regulatory domain-containing protein; the encoded protein is MKNTLFFLVVFFNFGFSQTIKGIITDSISGNILKYTNFSFKNSNGGTTSNEEGQFIINIKNKLNDTLKISYLGYKPKFIPLNQFNENKVYTLNSKLEISNNEIDELIISEKRKKYSELFKIKSKIEGDIRIFAFPGCEFALRFFNKRQEVGRIKSVKIHFRKNPNANKLSKYRVKFYTIDSISRFPSEYLLKEDIIINPKNKTYIFELNVEDKKIPFLNEGIFVSVELLDLNREFQKGDKSGPGLRFSKGEGQQLTFENYYGKKWNRSKMTSNLNSKIFKPINILIDLNVLYLKK